TTGGTGTCTGAATAAAGAATTCAGCATCCTGAACTACGGAGAACAAAGTAACATGCTGTTGTCCGGCAGGTCCGGAAAAAATCACTTTGTCTTCGGCAATGGCTTCAGGTCCTGTTGCCTGAGGAGCAATTTCTACATATATATAGAGACTGTCTTTTTTTCTTAATGGAACATCCTTAAAATCATATCCCGGTTTTCCATCCACATTAATTCTGTATAACGAGGTCGCCCCTTTCTCAAGATTTACCCTTGGGATCAGAACATCTTTATCTTCATTATTATATACTTTTACTACATAGGTTTCTGAACGTACCTGATGATAAACTGTGTCACAGAATACAGTATCCCGTGAAAACCTCAGTTGTTGTGTAGGGGTATCAAAGGTAATATCATCCTTATTACATGATACTGTTACCAGGAGCATCCAGAAAGAAAAAGCCAGTAATAATTTGAATTTCATTGAAATTAAAGTTTAAGTAAGTTCCAAATTTAACGAAAATACTTTGAATTTCTTATCAAGAAAAAAATATTGAATTCACTATTTGGAAATTAGAAAAAAAGTTGTACTTTTGCAACCTAAAATTAGCAGAGAAATATCCATTACTATTTCGAAAGCAAACTTTAATTTTTTAAAAATAGCATTATGAAAAACGGAATCCACCCAGAAAATTATAGACTTGTTGTTTTCAAAGATATGAGTAACGACGAGGTGTTTCTTTGCAAGTCTACTGCAGAAACAAAAGATACTATCGAGTTCGAAGGACAAGAGTATCCATTAATCAAAATGGAAATCTCTTCAACTTCTCACCCTTTCTACACTGGTAAAGTGAAATTAGTTGACACTGCAGGTAGAGTTGATAAGTTCATGAACAAATACAAAAAATTCGCTAAGTAATTTTTGTATACTCAAAATATTAAAGCCTTTCAATTTTTTTTGGAAGGCTTTTTTGTTGTTTTAAATTCAATAGAAATAGGCTTTAACCCATTTACAATAAATAAAAAGCTCCACTGACTTTAGCCAAAATCTAAAATTTCGCTGGAATATAGATATTCAGGTTGATCTGTTTATTATCTTTTAACTTACATCTTAACTTCTCTCATCTTTTTGTATTTTTGTTTCTAGGCAGTATAAGGATCTGCTTTAGCCTTTGCCTTTTAACCTTTAACTTCTAAAAAATGCAATTAGTATTTTCAGACGCACAATATTGGGAAGATTTTCTTCCGCTTACCTTTACCCGACCGGTTGCAGCCATGCGATGCGGAATCCTTACTTTCTCTGAAAGATGGCAGAGAATTCTGGAGAATACCGAAGTTTCTTATTTTACAGAAATGTATCTTCAGGATAAATTTAAAACTCCGGAAGAAAAGGAAAGTCTTTTCATCGTTCCGAACTTTATCCCCACAGCATCCGTTATCCAGCAGATCAAAGATCTTAAACAAGGGGAAGCTTTGGTGTATGAAGATGAATTGGTAGCCGCGAAGATCAATATGAAAGGATTTTCCCTGAATCAGATCGAAAAAATGACAGATATCAAAGAAGAGCTTATTTTCTTTAAAAAGCCTACTGATCTGTTTACTTA
This Chryseobacterium sp. G0162 DNA region includes the following protein-coding sequences:
- a CDS encoding type B 50S ribosomal protein L31 is translated as MKNGIHPENYRLVVFKDMSNDEVFLCKSTAETKDTIEFEGQEYPLIKMEISSTSHPFYTGKVKLVDTAGRVDKFMNKYKKFAK